The sequence below is a genomic window from Anaerobacillus alkaliphilus.
GCTCGTATCAACGACAACCGCAAAGTCTGCTTTGTAGCCTCTTTGACAACATTGTAATGTTCCAGCTTCGCCCACCTCTTCACCGATTACCGATTGAAAAATGATGTCACCTGGAAAGTCAATCCCTGCTTCTCTTAATAATTTTAAAGCAAAAAGAGCTCCAGCCAATCCACCTTTCATATCAGCAGCACCACGACCAATGATTACACCATCTCTTACGACAGGTGTAAATGGGTCTTTCTCCCATTCTTCATCTTCGTTTACTTCTGCTACATCAATATGTCCATTTACAATTAAACTCTTGTAATAATCAGAAGCTTTCCCTTTTAACGTCCCAACTACGTTTGGATCGTTTGGGTAAACATCCCACATATCAATGTCAAACCCTAAGCGGTTTAAGTAACTTGCTACAAAATCTTGAGCTTCCCTCGTATTTCTAGCAGGAGGTGCTGGTGTTTCAAAAGCTATCAGTGTCTTCACCAATTCAATTAACTCATCTTTCCGGTCTTCCATTTGTTCTAAAACGAATGAAAGTCTCTCTTCCATTATTTTACCTCCAATATAAAAAACCACTTCCTAGAAAAGAAGTGGTTTGGATAGACCAAGACATTAATAATTGTAGTAATTACTAAAGTTCTGCACTTCTTCCCTACGCTAGTATGACCTAGATCAGGTAATAAGGGTCAAGACGATCGTCTCTCTCAGCTTTCTAGCACCCCTAGAGTGATTCTTATGAAATTTATGTTAAAGAACTATTACTATTTATTTCTATCATACTATCGTGTGAATTACAACAAAGTTTTACCATAACAGTGATTAAGATAGCCTAACGCTTCTATAAAACTTATTCTTTTGCTGAATTTAATCGACGTTGGAAGTAAATAAAAATTGGAAGAGGAATGATAATCCAACCAAAGCTCTTTACTAAGCTATTTTTTGATCTCTCCATAGCAGTGGCACGATGTGACTGAACTGCTGCTTCATAATTAGCTCTTAACTCTGCTTCAGTTAGCTTTTCAGTAGTATCACCAACTGGCTTTTCTCCACCCCAACGACTATATTCCTCAAATGACTGATAGAATGGCGGTGGCGCAACCATGTCAGCTAGTGCCATAAACGCCGCAACACTTCCCCCAATTGTCATCATTAGAGTAGCAAACAGTACTAAATAAATATACACATTCTTGATCATGTCTTCTCCCCCATTTGTTTTACTTTTAACACCTGCCGCGGCAAGTAAGAAGAAAAAAACAATAAGGATTACGCCAATAAATAATACGATCGAAATCATCAAAATCTCCCCTTTGGCATTGGTGTTTATCATTTATTTAGTCGTTCATTGCTTAGAATAGTTACGCTCGCAAAAAAATTAGCTTAAGGCATAAGCTGTCCTCTAGAGGCTACATAGAGGGCATACCATTCTTCTCGAGACATCTGTTCTGCTTGTCTTACAGCATCTTCACATTTCTGAATTCGATCTACATTTGCCGTACCAATAACAGGTTGTATCATCGCAGGATGTCTCATCAACCAACCTAGGACAATTGCTTCTAGAGTGGTTTCTTTCTTTTTGGCCATCTCTTCTACTAGTTGCTTTGTTTTTACGTATGCTTCTGATGGTTGTGCTACTTCCACACCCGTATATATCCCTTTTGCTAAGGGACTCCATGCTTGGAGTTGAACATTTTCTAAACGACAATACTCTATAATACCATCCGCAAAATTAACATTCGTTCCAGCTGCCTGATTTACCAGCACTCCCGCTTCTAGCCAATCTAATTTTTGTAAATTCATCTCTAATTGATTGACGACAAGCGGTGTTGAACAATCATTTTGTAAAAGTTTCAATTGAGCTACATTCATATTAGAAACACCAAAATGATTTACTTTTCCTGCTTTTACTAATAAATCAAAAGCTTCTGCGACCTCTTCTGGCTCCATTAATGGATCGGGTCGGTGTAAAAGCAAGATATCTAATTGCTCAATACCTAATCTAGTTAAAATCCCATCGACAGATTCGACAATATATTCTTTTGAAAAATCATATCTATTTGGTATCTCGCCTTCCGGAAAGCGAATTCCACATTTTGATTGAATGACCATCTGATCTCTAAGCTCTGGACGACGTTTTAGAACTTCACCAAAAACTTTTTCTGCTTTGCCAAATGTATAAATATCAGCATGATCAAACATTGTGATTCCTATTGATAACGCAGCATCTATCGCACGTTCTGCACTCAGGATATCTTCCTCACTAACAGGAGTTTGGTTCCAGCCCCCACCTAAGCCCATGCAACCAAATACGAGTCTACTTGTTGAAATTTGACGTTGTTGTAATGGCATATACTTCATTATTTCATCTCCTAAAAAAAAGTACTCTAAACATTAATTATACATGTTTTCTTAACCACATACTATTTTTTACCATGTTGAGGAAATTCATGAAACACTCTTTTCCTACTCATACTACTTCTAGGAGGTAGATTGATGATTAAATATGGTTGTTTTGCTCTTATGTTACTATTTGTACAAACTTTAAATATATCTGACAACGTATTATTAACCTTAGAAGGAGAATCAATTGGCAGTGTCAATCGTCTTGAGTTTCAATCTATGATTGGAAAATCAATCTTAGACGTTGATAAAGTTGAGGACTTTCTTGAGAAACTCGATCAACAAATTAAAAAAGAACCACAAAACGCAAGAATTGATCAATACGGAACTATCGTTGAGGAAGAATTAGGTTATAAACTAGATCGTCAAAAATTTTCCGAATCCTTTTATACATACTATTATGGACGGGGTCCAATGACAATTGAATTACCTACAACCCCTATATACCCTAAAGTAGATAGTGAGTTACTCGGAAATATTCGAGTAAAACAGATTGGACACTACACAACATATTTTAACCGTCGTAAAAAAGGAAGAGTCCAAAACATTACGCTAGCTGCAGAAGCTATCAATAATCACGTCGTTTTTCCTGGAGAAAGTTTTTCATTTAATCAGGTTGTTGGTCAACGTACCTTTGAAAAAGGGTATTTACCAGCACCAGTCATTATAAAAGGACGTGTATATCGAGACTTCGGCGGTGGGATTTGCCAGGTTTCATCTACGTTATTTAACGCAGTTGACCGGGCAGGAGTTCAAATTTTACAACGGTATTCTCACAGTAAACGAGTTCCTTACGTACCACCAGGACGGGACGCACAAGTTAGTTGGTACGGAGCTGACTTTAGATTCAAGAACATTCACAATCAACCGATCCTTATCCAAGCCAAGGTGTACGGAGGGGCTTTAAGTATTGCAATTTATTCCTCGGAGGTTATTGAAATAAAGACTAGAGATGTCCCTAATGCTCCAGAGGAAATTCTTCTTTAGCAAAAAGGCAACGAGGACCTCTCGTTGCCTTTTCACTAATTCACTGCTACTTGACGCTTTGTATCCCCACGTTTTTCTTTAATAGAAATAACCCCAAACAAACCAATCATCGAGAAAATTACTGGAATGAAAAAACCGTAGAAGTATCCATCACCTAAACTACCTGATGAAACCATAAAATGATCTAATATTCTTCCGAAAATGCTAGGCAACAATACGGCGCTCAGAAACCCACCCGTATTAGCAAATCCGGAGACAATACCAGATTCCATGATCGGAAATGATTGTCGGACGACAGCAAACGTAAGGGCACTAGCCCCAAATCCAAAGCCAATGATAAAGAAAAGTAAAATTAATAAATAAAATGGTGGATTTCCATTAAATAAAAGAAACGAAAACCAACTCATAAAAATAACGATATGGACAACCACATAAGGCCGTTTAATTGTTTCTAACCGACTTGAAATCCAACTAGTTAGAGGTGCTCCAATCAATGCCCCAATAAGCCCAATCATGATGAGCTGACTGGCACCTGAACGTGTTAGTTCATATACATTCATCCCGTAAGGAACTGCCCATGAACTGATAAACCCCAAATAGCCCCCAACAAGCCCAAAGTGACAACAGAATAACGCCCACGCTTGCCGATTGGAGGAAATCCTCCGAAGTAAAGCGAATATTTTCTCACGTTGTATTTCTTTTTCTTTGACAAGAGGTTCGTTAACAAAGAGTTGTTTTGGCTTTTTTAAGAGTACGAAGTAAAGGAGAGTTCCACATAAGCATAAAAGAAAGCCTAGTAAAAAAAATGCTCCCCTCCAACCAAGTAAATGAATTAATAAGGAGAAAGGAAATGAAGCCAATAGAAAACCTAGACTTCCTGTCATGCCAGCAAATCCAATTAACCGAACAAATTCCTTTGCTTTAAACCACTGACTTAATATTAACACCATATTGACCCAAATGGTCGCATCGCCTATTCCTGTAAGAATTCTTGCAAAAAAAAGAATGTATTCATGTGTACCAAGACTATAGATCATGGTACCTATACCTGTAACGATTGCCCCAATAATGAGGAAATAATTTGGCCCAAAACGATCAGCCAAAATCCCCATTGGAATTTGTAATCCAGTGTACACAAAAAATTGGATACTGGTCAGTAGCCCAATCGTTGATGCTGTAACCATAAAATCCGTCATCAATTGATCTGTAATTAACCCTGGAGCCGTTCTTTGGCTCGCCATTAATAAATAAGTAAACAATACAGAAGCAAAGACAATCCATCTAAATCTGCTATCTTGTTTATCCAATAGTTTCTACCCCTGTAGTTTTTACTCCATTATATGAACTGTGAGGTAATTATATTAACCAGTTTTTACATCACTCCACCTGAGTGAATTTCATAATTACCAAAATCGAACCTTCTCAATCTATGATGGCGCTAATAATGAGTTATCGAATTCATAGACCTACCTTCTTTTTTCATGCATGTATTTTAGCCACTTTTTCAATTTATAATTGCATATCAAGTAACCAACGCTTGAAACACCCGCTACTGCGCTCGCTAATTGTAGGATGAACAAATGCTCTGCATAAATTCCTGCACCAACGCCAAAAAGACTTAGTAACATCAATTGAAATAATTGTCTTTTGTAGTTTTCATAAATTGTAAATTGAAACTCTCTCCGTTGCTCTTTTTCCTTCAGTATCTCGAGCTTTTGGGGTAACTGTAAAAACTCTGTAGCAGAATGAAGGACCTTAAATAAAGGCTGAGATTGCAACCAATACCAGACAAATGTCCATTTATTATTCCCTTGATTCTTCACCCATTCCATAAAAACTGGTTTGGCTAACTCAAAGAGTTCATCTTCGGTGACTAAACCTCGAATTAGTCCTTCCATCGTTACAAATGAGCGCCCCAAAAAAACAAATCGTGTTGGAACCTGTATCGGAAGGGCTTGAATAATATCGTTCATTTCTAATTTTAACTTAATGAGATCCATTTCCTTTAATTGCTCAGGTTGGAAGGTCATTAATTCCGATAACAGTCTTTCCATCGTCCTCGGATCAGCTTCTGGTAGCAAGAACCCTAATTGGGTTAAGGTTTCAACTGCTTTACTATAATTCTTTGATAAGAAACATTCTATTAATTCTTGTAAATATGATGCATCCTTTTTGCTAATTTCACCGGTCATTCCATAATCAAGAAGAATGATTTCCCCTTTTTTTGAGACTAATACGTTACCGGAATGTGGGTCAGCGTGAAATGTACCAGGTTCTAACCATTGTGGCAGAAATAACTTGATAAGTCGCTGAGCTAACTCCTGTCGGCTTACTTCAAGTGAACTAATTTTTTCTTCATCTGTTAGCTTTATCCCTTCAACCCATTCCATTACGAGAACTTTCGACGTACAGAACTCCTCATAAGCCTCTGGTACTTTAACAATATCCATACTATGAAAACGTTGTTGAAATGAGAGCAATGTTTCCTTTTCGTGAACGAAATCCAACTCTCTTTCAATTACTTGTTTTAACTCATGATATAAAACCTTCAAATTTATAAATCCTTTTGGCATCGGAACAAAATGATCAGCAAACCAAATAATAATCTTTAATGTTTGGAAATCTGTATGAATAATAGATTGGATACCTGGACGCTGGACCTTGATCGCAACCTCTTTTCCATTTGGAAGAACACCTTTATACACTTCTCCAATAGACGCTGAAGCAATTGCCTTCGGTTCAATAGAAAGTAGCTTTTCTTCGAGACTGCACCCCCATTCTAGTTCGAGAACCTCTTTTATTTCCCCCCATTCAGAAGGCGGAACCTGATCAGTAAGATCTTGAAGTTGACTGATAAACGCAGAGGGCAATAAATCAGAGCGAATACTTAATAGCTGACCTATTTTTATTAGTAAGCCTTCTAATTCAAATAATGTTTGACGAAATCTCTCACCAATATTCCCCCATAAGCTATTCCAATCGCTTTCAGATTTTTTGCGAACTTTATACCAATAAATTTGAATAAAGATGACAAATGCCATTGATAGGATCTTTGACATTCTACGTAATTTGCTTTTCGTCTTCATAAGCTCACTCTTTCGGGAAAATAGTATATATCAATAAGTACAATATTCTAGAACTCTTGTACTTACACCTTTTTTCACTGAAATTAAAAATAAAAAGGAACAGCTAATTGCGGTCCTCTTCCCATTCAGCTTAAACAAACGCTCTTTACCCTATCCAGGTCTTACTTCGTTAAACTACTATCCTCTTTTACAGTTAAAGAATTCGTAGAAAGTTGAATGAGTGTCGCGTCGTGTATAAGCCATTTAACAAATTAACATACGCCGATGAAATAAATAAACAAACTATTTTAAATATTATCTTGACACCTATAAGATATTACAGCTATATGAGTAGTATAGGCTTTTGGGGTGTTTGATACATTATAGTTTTACACAAGAACACTTCTTTGGTCTTTTGTACTATTCCTTTAATAAAATTTAACTATAAGATGTATAAGGAAGTGATATATCGATGTATAAATTTTATTGTAGAGCTTATCAAGAGACTATGAAGGTAGTTACTTACCTCTTAAATTGGCGTAAACCAGAGTTACTAGAAGGAGAAAATAGCGTAAGTAAACTCCCAGCTGTTATTAGAAGTAAAGGTATTGATAATGTATTAGTAGTAACCGATAATGGAATTACATCTTTAGGTCTGTTAGATAGGCTGTTAGAAGGGTTACAGCATGAGGATATAAACTATGTAGTATATGATCGAACGATTCCCAATCCAACAATTACAAATATTGAGGAAGCACTGACAATTTATAAACAAAACAACTGTCAGGGGATTGTTGCTTTTGGTGGAGGCTCTCCAATGGATTGTGCAAAAGGGGTTGGAGCACGAGTAGCTAATCCAAAGAAAAGCATTCAGCAAATGAAGGGGCAATTAAAAGTCAGGAAAGAAATTCCTTCATTTTTCGCTATTCCTACTACAGCTGGAACTGGAAGTGAAGCTACCATTGTTGCTGTTGTTTCTAACAATGATACACATGAAAAGTATGCGATTACTGATACCGTTTTAATCCCCCATGTAGCTGTACTGGACCCGTTACTAACAGTCGGCCTCCCCCCACACATAACGTCCACAACCGGAATAGATGCACTGACACATGCGGTTGAGGCCTACATAGGTAGAAGCAACACAGAAGAGACAAAAAAGTTTAGCAAGGAAGCAGTAACGTTAATTTTTGAAAACCTCAATGAAGCATATACAAACGGCACGAACATTGAAGCACGTAAGAACATGCAAAGAGCTTCTTATTTAGCAGGTATTGCCTTCACCCGTGCCTACGTTGGGTATGTACATGCTATTGCGCATACGTTAGGTGGGTTTTATGGCATCCCACATGGTTTAGCAAATGCTATTATTTTACCTTACGTACTTGAGTATTATGGAACAACAGTACATAAGTCTCTTGCTGAACTATCCGATTTGATATCACTAGGTACTCGGACGAATACAGATGCGCAAAAAGCTACAAATTTCATTGAAGCAATAAAACAACTTAATGCTTCGATGAATATTCCAACTAAAATTTCCGGTATTAATAATACTGATATCCCATTAATGGTTGAACGAGCAATGAAGGAAGCCAATCCATTTTATCCAGTTCCAAAAATCCTTTCGAAACAAGATATGTTTCAACTCTATCAACAAATTAAAGAATAGATTTAACTAACTTGTCCATTAATATGGTTAGACTATTAGGAGGTTAAAACATTTGGAGGACTATCATTTACTCATTACAAGGCAAAAAGCATTCTTCCGTTCTGGGCAAACCAAAGATCTTTCTTATCGTCTTCATGCATTAGAAAAGTTAAGAGATACCATCAAAACATATGAGCAACAGTTTTTAGATGCATTGAAATTAGACCTAAACAAATCTGAATTTGAAGCCTACACCACAGAAATCGGAGTGGTGTTGGAGGAAATTCGCTTCACACGGAAAAATTTGCGTAAATGGGCGAAGCCTCAAAAGGTAAAGACCTCAATAACTCACATTGGTTCCTCTGGTTATATTTACCCAGAACCTTATGGTGTCGCACTGATTATCTCACCTTGGAATTATCCGTTTCAGTTAGCAATCGCGCCGTTAATTGG
It includes:
- a CDS encoding aldo/keto reductase, translating into MKYMPLQQRQISTSRLVFGCMGLGGGWNQTPVSEEDILSAERAIDAALSIGITMFDHADIYTFGKAEKVFGEVLKRRPELRDQMVIQSKCGIRFPEGEIPNRYDFSKEYIVESVDGILTRLGIEQLDILLLHRPDPLMEPEEVAEAFDLLVKAGKVNHFGVSNMNVAQLKLLQNDCSTPLVVNQLEMNLQKLDWLEAGVLVNQAAGTNVNFADGIIEYCRLENVQLQAWSPLAKGIYTGVEVAQPSEAYVKTKQLVEEMAKKKETTLEAIVLGWLMRHPAMIQPVIGTANVDRIQKCEDAVRQAEQMSREEWYALYVASRGQLMP
- a CDS encoding VanW family protein translates to MIKYGCFALMLLFVQTLNISDNVLLTLEGESIGSVNRLEFQSMIGKSILDVDKVEDFLEKLDQQIKKEPQNARIDQYGTIVEEELGYKLDRQKFSESFYTYYYGRGPMTIELPTTPIYPKVDSELLGNIRVKQIGHYTTYFNRRKKGRVQNITLAAEAINNHVVFPGESFSFNQVVGQRTFEKGYLPAPVIIKGRVYRDFGGGICQVSSTLFNAVDRAGVQILQRYSHSKRVPYVPPGRDAQVSWYGADFRFKNIHNQPILIQAKVYGGALSIAIYSSEVIEIKTRDVPNAPEEILL
- a CDS encoding MFS transporter, with the protein product MDKQDSRFRWIVFASVLFTYLLMASQRTAPGLITDQLMTDFMVTASTIGLLTSIQFFVYTGLQIPMGILADRFGPNYFLIIGAIVTGIGTMIYSLGTHEYILFFARILTGIGDATIWVNMVLILSQWFKAKEFVRLIGFAGMTGSLGFLLASFPFSLLIHLLGWRGAFFLLGFLLCLCGTLLYFVLLKKPKQLFVNEPLVKEKEIQREKIFALLRRISSNRQAWALFCCHFGLVGGYLGFISSWAVPYGMNVYELTRSGASQLIMIGLIGALIGAPLTSWISSRLETIKRPYVVVHIVIFMSWFSFLLFNGNPPFYLLILLFFIIGFGFGASALTFAVVRQSFPIMESGIVSGFANTGGFLSAVLLPSIFGRILDHFMVSSGSLGDGYFYGFFIPVIFSMIGLFGVISIKEKRGDTKRQVAVN
- a CDS encoding ABC1 kinase family protein encodes the protein MKTKSKLRRMSKILSMAFVIFIQIYWYKVRKKSESDWNSLWGNIGERFRQTLFELEGLLIKIGQLLSIRSDLLPSAFISQLQDLTDQVPPSEWGEIKEVLELEWGCSLEEKLLSIEPKAIASASIGEVYKGVLPNGKEVAIKVQRPGIQSIIHTDFQTLKIIIWFADHFVPMPKGFINLKVLYHELKQVIERELDFVHEKETLLSFQQRFHSMDIVKVPEAYEEFCTSKVLVMEWVEGIKLTDEEKISSLEVSRQELAQRLIKLFLPQWLEPGTFHADPHSGNVLVSKKGEIILLDYGMTGEISKKDASYLQELIECFLSKNYSKAVETLTQLGFLLPEADPRTMERLLSELMTFQPEQLKEMDLIKLKLEMNDIIQALPIQVPTRFVFLGRSFVTMEGLIRGLVTEDELFELAKPVFMEWVKNQGNNKWTFVWYWLQSQPLFKVLHSATEFLQLPQKLEILKEKEQRREFQFTIYENYKRQLFQLMLLSLFGVGAGIYAEHLFILQLASAVAGVSSVGYLICNYKLKKWLKYMHEKRR
- a CDS encoding iron-containing alcohol dehydrogenase; the encoded protein is MYKFYCRAYQETMKVVTYLLNWRKPELLEGENSVSKLPAVIRSKGIDNVLVVTDNGITSLGLLDRLLEGLQHEDINYVVYDRTIPNPTITNIEEALTIYKQNNCQGIVAFGGGSPMDCAKGVGARVANPKKSIQQMKGQLKVRKEIPSFFAIPTTAGTGSEATIVAVVSNNDTHEKYAITDTVLIPHVAVLDPLLTVGLPPHITSTTGIDALTHAVEAYIGRSNTEETKKFSKEAVTLIFENLNEAYTNGTNIEARKNMQRASYLAGIAFTRAYVGYVHAIAHTLGGFYGIPHGLANAIILPYVLEYYGTTVHKSLAELSDLISLGTRTNTDAQKATNFIEAIKQLNASMNIPTKISGINNTDIPLMVERAMKEANPFYPVPKILSKQDMFQLYQQIKE